CCGTGGGAATTCTAGCGGGTTCTATAAAGACCGTGACCGCTCTCAATCCCAGACGCACCTCTATCAACACGGTAATCAGCATACCGATGGGTTTCACCCCAACGATTCCGCCGTGTCTCTTACTCGAGGTAACATTCCCCGAGAATCGTCATTCACCTTGCGCTCCGTCGGATCCAACGCCTCGCTGGGTgtctctccttcctcgATACCTACACGTACTCCACCATCACTTCACGGAAGATCCCCTCGCCGGCACGCTTTCGCGCCCTCTACCACGGGAACCGCCAGTACGCATACTGCATTCCCACGTTCCCACGTTTCCGCTGCCGAGTCACATCCATCGGCATCCTCTCGTCGGGCTATAGGTCCAAGTACCGTGGGAACCAACACTACGGGAGGCCTCGCCCCCGGCGGTAGCGGTTTCAATTATAGATACGGCTTGAGCGCCAGACAAGCCGCTGCAATTAAACAAGCCGAAGAGCTAGAGGAAGAGTTAATAGGTTTTTTGGATGGGAGCCATCATGCGGATGAGATTCAAGTGAGATTCGGATGGAGCTGGGGTCAGCTGGAGAAGATCCTTGGACTGGACGAAGTAGTAGGAGGAATGGGAAGAAAAGGTGTAACAGTAATCTATCGCTGATCACTTATCACATTATAAAACTAATTCTTTTAGACAATCGTCCAAAACTAACAAACAACTGTTTGTTGGCATTTTCCTATAGGGGTTTCTATAACAACTACAATTATCTGTGTATCTAATAAACAAGACGGTACATGCACGCAATATCCATTTCTAAATGAAAATTAAAAAGAGAACGCCGGTATAAATAAGCGGTACAGAATCCATGGAACGTGTATTCTCCACTATTATTTCACGCGAACAACTAATCGGCCTAACGCACTGAAACAATCTTCACCGAGTTACCCACATATCAACAGACTCCCAATCCACGCCTCTGGCCTTCAGATCGTCCAGAAGATCTTCATATACGATCCACCACCAGGCATGTACCTCGTCATAATTGGTTAAACTCCTTTGAGGTGGTGTATTTCGAACCGCGTCGAGTAGGCCATGTGGCAAAGATCGGCGGCGAATTTGCGGTTTTTCAAGGTAGGATGCTCGACCGTCATTGCTTCCGTCTAAAGAAGCGGGGGAGGGCGGCAGCGTGGGCGAGGGAGGCTGATGCGGAGGGAGAGAAGCGGGACGAGCCGACCACGGCTTATCCAAACTGTTCGGTGTGGGAAGATCAGCGCTGATCGATAAAGGGTTCCTTTTGAGTAACACCGTGATACGATGTtcaaccaaaaaaaaaaagaaagctGCAGTCTTGCTGCACTCACATGTAATGTATGATTCCAACTTCTTCGTCCCTCCATAAGTCTTTGTGGGCACCTCGCAACGTCTTCAAGGCATTGCACCACCAAGGTAACGGTCTCCATCTTCCCTTGAACGCTTCGGCAATGACGTCTTGGTCGGCAAATTGGGCATGACCGATGGTGGGAGATGTGTTGAGGAAGTCTATGAGGGATGCAAGGACAGTTAAAGAAGGGTGTAAAATCACAAGCCCGGAATTAAGCAAGTGAGATGTACGTGGGGCACAGGGGGAtgggatgggaagagatagaAGAGGCGTGGGAGATTGCTGGGTAGAATACGAACAGTTGGCAGGGATCCTATGCGCACCATGCGGCAAAACGCGCGATTTGTAAACAAACGATCCTAAAGCGCTGAGAAGCAAACTTACCAGTCTTTTGGATAGTGTTCAAGTTTGAAAGGATTACATACACAAGCAGGAGAGGCTCCGATCCAGTCTCTTCCGGGTAGCTCGA
This DNA window, taken from Cryptococcus gattii WM276 chromosome C, complete sequence, encodes the following:
- a CDS encoding galactinol synthase, putative (Similar to TIGR gene model, INSD accession AAW42342.1), with the protein product MAISPPSTPGVQESRAWVTLVTNSSYVAGLLTLHRTLSSLSSYPLLVMTTPSLPGTHSSLLRSLGFKLITVSHLSPSSSQHPGFDPQFSRLNEAWTKLQVFGLVEYDKVILIDSDMIFLRDMDKLFDLELPGRDWIGASPACVCNPFKLEHYPKDWIPANCSYSTQQSPTPLLSLPIPSPCAPRTSHLLNSGLVILHPSLTVLASLIDFLNTSPTIGHAQFADQDVIAEAFKGRWRPLPWWCNALKTLRGAHKDLWRDEEVGIIHYILDKPWSARPASLPPHQPPSPTLPPSPASLDGSNDGRASYLEKPQIRRRSLPHGLLDAVRNTPPQRSLTNYDEVHAWWWIVYEDLLDDLKARGVDWESVDMWVTR